In Phreatobacter aquaticus, a single genomic region encodes these proteins:
- a CDS encoding MBL fold metallo-hydrolase has protein sequence MPSRRKLLGYLAAIPVIGSAGAAWASSTNPYYSGPVSDHFDGTRFFDPHGSEPKSLTGVLRWQFGGGPRAKWPDSWPIEGTDKPPARVDGDDIRLAYVGHASVLLQTRGLNILLDPVWSERVSPVSFLGPKRVNPPGIRFEDLPKIDIVLVSHGHYDHLDLMTLSRLAAVHAPRVITPLGQDTIMKGHDAAIRAEAHDWGDRVEIGNGLAVHLASMRHWTARGVFDRNKALWAAFIIEAPAGHIYHIGDTGYGQGHHFREAKARFGGFRLAILPIGAYEPRWFMAEQHMNPEEAVQVMIDCGARRALAHHWGTVQLTDEAIEAPRQALAEALAARSIPPETFRAIRPGETWTIGSGEV, from the coding sequence ATGCCGTCGCGCCGCAAGCTGCTGGGCTATCTCGCGGCGATCCCGGTGATCGGAAGTGCGGGTGCTGCCTGGGCGAGTTCGACCAATCCCTACTATTCAGGCCCGGTTTCCGACCATTTCGACGGCACCCGCTTCTTCGATCCGCATGGCAGCGAGCCGAAGTCGCTGACCGGCGTGCTGCGCTGGCAGTTCGGCGGCGGGCCGCGCGCCAAATGGCCGGATAGCTGGCCGATCGAGGGCACCGACAAACCGCCGGCCCGGGTTGATGGCGACGACATACGCCTGGCCTATGTGGGCCATGCGAGCGTGCTGCTGCAGACACGCGGCTTGAATATCCTGCTCGATCCCGTGTGGTCGGAGCGTGTTTCGCCTGTCTCGTTCCTCGGGCCGAAACGCGTCAACCCGCCAGGTATCCGCTTCGAGGACCTGCCGAAGATCGATATCGTTCTGGTCAGCCACGGCCACTATGACCATCTGGACCTGATGACGCTGTCCCGGCTCGCAGCGGTTCATGCGCCGCGCGTGATCACGCCACTCGGTCAGGACACGATCATGAAAGGCCATGATGCCGCGATCCGCGCCGAGGCCCACGATTGGGGCGACCGCGTCGAGATCGGCAATGGCTTGGCGGTGCATCTCGCCTCCATGCGACACTGGACGGCGCGGGGCGTCTTCGATCGCAACAAGGCGCTTTGGGCCGCCTTCATCATCGAGGCCCCTGCCGGGCACATCTATCACATCGGTGATACAGGCTACGGGCAGGGTCACCATTTCCGCGAGGCCAAGGCCAGGTTCGGCGGCTTCCGGCTCGCCATCCTGCCGATCGGCGCCTATGAGCCGCGCTGGTTCATGGCCGAGCAGCATATGAACCCCGAAGAAGCCGTGCAGGTCATGATCGACTGCGGCGCACGGCGCGCGCTCGCTCATCATTGGGGTACGGTCCAGTTGACCGATGAGGCCATCGAGGCCCCACGCCAGGCTCTCGCCGAGGCTCTGGCCGCACGGTCAATCCCGCCGGAGACATTCCGCGCGATCCGCCCCGGCGAAACCTGGACGATCGGCAGCGGCGAGGTCTGA